A single genomic interval of Xyrauchen texanus isolate HMW12.3.18 chromosome 48, RBS_HiC_50CHRs, whole genome shotgun sequence harbors:
- the LOC127639809 gene encoding uncharacterized protein LOC127639809, translated as MKNHYLSFLLLLLVEGVFSAETDEVMMSVMEGDSVTLQIDVTQIHGNETLLWTFNGQSDFIAKIDREYNEISVAGNDDGRFRNRLKVDQIGSLNITNIRTEDSGPYSLVNIRGSSYKNFRVTVYRVSDVETKSVIKGDSVTLQTDATGLQTVDVLQWSYFTPEETRIARVTIGTGNNYITVFNDDDVRFRDRLFMNSKTGSLIISDVTTERSGLYKLEIIASQTKPKMFRVTVSERSPVVPDPRPSPGAIAGIIVTLLLVVIGIFWYRHKIKASAVKMYNRCCKNFHFPLLQAL; from the exons ATGAAGAATCATTATTTATCGTTCTTACTCTTATTACTCGTGGAGG GTGTGTTCAGTGCTGAAACAGATGAAGTGATGatgtcagtgatggagggagattctgtcactctacagATTGATGTTACTCAGATTCATGGAAACGAGACGCTGCTGTGGACGTTTAATGGTCAAAGTGATTTCATAGCAAAGATTGACAGAGAATATAATGAGATCTCAGTAGCTGGGAATGATGATGGAAGATTCAGGAACAGACTGAAGGTGGATCAGATCGGATCTCTCAACATCACAAACATCAGAACCGAAGACTCTGGACCTTATTCACTAGTGAACATTCGTGGGAGTTCATACAAGAACTTCAGAGTTACTGTCTATC GTGTGTCTGATGTTGAGACAAAGTCTGTAATAaagggagattctgtcactctacagACTGATGCTACTGGATTACAGACGGTTGATGTGCTGCAGTGGAGTTATTTTACACCAGAAGAAACTCGTATAGCACGAGTCACTATAGGGACTGGAAACAACTACATTACAGTATTCAATGATGATGATGTgagattcagagacagactgTTTATGAACAGTAAAACTGGATCTCTCATCATCAGTGACGTCACAACTGAACGTTCTGGACTTTATAAACTAGAGATCATCGCATCACAGACCAAACCAAAGATGTTCAGAGTTACTGTTAGTG AACGATCTCCAGTTGTTCCAGATCCGCGTCCGTCTCCAGGTGCTATAGCAGGAATAATTGTTACACTGCTGCTCGTGGTGATTGGGATTTTTTGGTATCGCCACAAGATCAAGGCTTCTGCTGTTAAGATGTACAATCGCTGCTGTAAAAATTTCCATTTTCCATTGCTGCAAGCTCTCTGA